In Myxococcales bacterium, one genomic interval encodes:
- the phnD gene encoding phosphate/phosphite/phosphonate ABC transporter substrate-binding protein — MTDTLTFGYFAQEESTREASERLRAWMSERLGVPMSLHFCGGYEALAREVESGKVDVAWLPPVAFVKLPPEKVEALLALERGRQTGYKSALVVRSDSTIESLEDLRGARAAWVDAWSASGFVVPRVGLKNLGVDPRNLFRVEAFHGSHSAAIRAVIDGAADVTGTHARPKASGEEGVEGSWTLVDGVAMRVLRTFGEVPADLICVRPALPTDLKTRIAEAFKAACAGEPKADVKAIFGADRFTDAPTSGYAALRASLTEANAAGLFD; from the coding sequence ATGACGGACACGCTGACCTTCGGATACTTCGCCCAGGAAGAGAGCACCCGGGAGGCCTCCGAGCGACTGCGCGCGTGGATGAGCGAGCGACTGGGCGTGCCGATGTCCCTTCATTTCTGCGGCGGCTACGAGGCGCTCGCCCGCGAAGTGGAGTCCGGGAAGGTGGACGTGGCGTGGCTGCCGCCCGTGGCGTTCGTGAAGCTGCCCCCGGAGAAGGTCGAGGCGCTGCTGGCGCTCGAGCGCGGGCGCCAGACGGGCTATAAGTCGGCGCTCGTGGTGCGCTCCGACTCCACCATCGAGTCGCTCGAGGATCTCCGGGGCGCGCGCGCAGCCTGGGTCGACGCCTGGAGCGCGAGCGGCTTCGTGGTCCCGCGGGTCGGCCTGAAGAACTTGGGCGTCGATCCGCGGAACCTGTTCCGCGTCGAGGCGTTCCACGGCTCGCACAGCGCCGCGATTCGCGCCGTGATCGACGGCGCGGCCGACGTGACGGGCACGCACGCGAGGCCCAAGGCGAGCGGCGAAGAGGGCGTCGAGGGTTCGTGGACGCTGGTCGACGGCGTGGCGATGCGTGTATTACGCACGTTTGGCGAGGTGCCCGCCGACCTCATCTGCGTGCGCCCGGCCCTCCCGACCGACCTGAAGACCCGGATCGCCGAGGCCTTCAAGGCGGCGTGCGCGGGGGAGCCGAAGGCGGACGTGAAGGCCATCTTCGGGGCCGACCGGTTCACCGACGCGCCGACCAGCGGCTACGCCGCGCTCCGCGCGTCGCTCACCGAAGCGAACGCCGCCGGGCTCTTTGACTGA
- the aepY gene encoding phosphonopyruvate decarboxylase codes for MITAESFLVAAKAHGFSLYTGVPCSYLKPFINYVIDAPDLDYVGATNEGDAVAIASGAELGGRRSVVMFQNSGFGNTVNPLTSLNMIFDIPVLVITTLRGEPGGPKDEPQHALMGQITTGLFDLMRIPWEYFPDEEAAIGPCLERVTKHMSEKKQPYGLVMRKDAVASHKLRSKAEAKALSAAKLASEFAWPAERPSRTEALAAVQGALRPGDVVVATTGYTGRELYALDDKPCQLYMVGSMGCAGSFGLGLALAQPKRRVIVLDGDGAALMRLGALATLGFERPANLLHVLLDNELHESTGGQSTVTHSVDSALVAAASGYPRVERVTTAEALAALVAAPTTELTFAHVKMKPGAPADLPRPTVTPIQVKERLAAYMLG; via the coding sequence ATGATCACCGCCGAGTCGTTCCTCGTGGCCGCGAAGGCCCACGGTTTCTCGCTCTACACGGGCGTGCCCTGCTCGTACCTCAAGCCGTTCATCAACTACGTCATCGACGCGCCCGACCTCGACTACGTGGGCGCCACGAACGAGGGCGACGCGGTCGCGATCGCCTCGGGCGCCGAGCTCGGTGGCCGCCGCTCGGTGGTCATGTTCCAGAACTCGGGCTTCGGCAACACGGTGAACCCGCTCACCTCGCTGAACATGATCTTCGACATCCCGGTGCTGGTCATCACCACGCTCCGCGGCGAGCCCGGCGGCCCGAAAGACGAGCCTCAGCACGCGCTCATGGGGCAGATCACCACCGGCCTGTTCGACCTCATGCGCATCCCCTGGGAGTACTTCCCCGACGAGGAAGCGGCGATCGGCCCGTGCCTCGAGCGGGTGACCAAGCACATGTCCGAGAAGAAGCAGCCGTACGGCCTCGTCATGCGGAAAGACGCCGTCGCCTCGCACAAGCTGCGCTCGAAGGCCGAGGCGAAGGCCCTCTCGGCCGCGAAGCTCGCGTCCGAGTTCGCGTGGCCGGCGGAGCGACCCTCGCGCACCGAGGCGCTCGCGGCGGTGCAGGGCGCGCTCCGGCCTGGCGACGTCGTCGTCGCGACCACGGGCTACACGGGGCGTGAGCTCTACGCGCTCGACGACAAGCCGTGCCAGCTCTACATGGTGGGCAGCATGGGGTGCGCGGGCAGCTTCGGGCTCGGCCTCGCGCTCGCGCAGCCGAAGCGCCGCGTGATCGTGCTCGACGGCGACGGCGCGGCGCTCATGCGGCTCGGCGCGCTCGCGACGCTCGGCTTCGAGCGGCCCGCGAACCTGCTGCACGTCCTGCTCGACAACGAGCTCCACGAGTCGACCGGCGGACAGTCCACGGTGACCCACTCGGTCGACAGCGCGCTCGTCGCGGCGGCCTCTGGCTACCCGCGCGTAGAGCGCGTGACCACCGCCGAGGCGCTCGCGGCGCTCGTCGCCGCGCCCACGACCGAGCTCACCTTCGCGCACGTGAAGATGAAGCCTGGCGCGCCGGCCGATCTCCCGCGGCCCACCGTCACGCCCATCCAGGTCAAAGAGCGCCTCGCCGCGTACATGTTGGGCTGA
- a CDS encoding aminotransferase class V-fold PLP-dependent enzyme, producing the protein MKLLNPGPVTLTARVREAMLRPDLCHREVEFAAMCTRILERLRRVYPEAAARYVPVLLTSSGTGAVEAMLSLVPRAEQSGGKKVLVVANGVYGERAAAMLTAQGKAHDVVTSAWTAPMDLPAVERALASGAYGHVFAVHHETTTGRLNDLDGLGALCKKFGVKLLLDAVSSFGGERLRFDEWNLEACAATANKCLHGVPGVAFVLVDEAVFTERTSGATSVYLDLFRYRKEQKNGFSPFTQAVQAMYALEEALCELEDQGGWERRHQKYAALAGQVREGLFALGIRPFLEDAESYGSTLASYRLPAGLAYDHLHDHLKRAGFIVYAGQGPFSGEMFRVAVMGDVDAADMARLLVEIQAAMA; encoded by the coding sequence ATGAAGCTGCTCAACCCGGGGCCCGTCACGCTCACCGCGCGCGTCCGCGAGGCCATGCTCCGCCCCGACCTCTGCCACCGTGAGGTCGAGTTCGCCGCGATGTGCACGCGCATCCTCGAGCGCCTGCGCCGCGTCTATCCGGAGGCCGCGGCGCGCTACGTGCCCGTGCTGCTCACGTCCTCGGGCACGGGGGCGGTCGAGGCCATGCTCTCGCTCGTCCCGCGGGCGGAGCAGAGCGGCGGCAAGAAGGTGCTCGTCGTCGCCAACGGCGTGTACGGCGAGCGCGCGGCGGCCATGCTCACGGCGCAGGGAAAAGCACACGACGTGGTCACCTCCGCGTGGACCGCGCCGATGGACCTCCCGGCCGTCGAGCGCGCCCTCGCGAGCGGCGCCTACGGCCACGTGTTCGCGGTGCACCACGAGACCACGACGGGGCGGCTCAACGATCTCGACGGACTCGGTGCACTCTGCAAGAAGTTCGGCGTGAAGCTCTTGCTCGACGCGGTGTCGAGCTTCGGCGGTGAGCGCCTCCGCTTCGACGAGTGGAACCTCGAGGCGTGCGCGGCCACCGCCAACAAGTGCCTCCACGGCGTGCCGGGCGTCGCGTTCGTGCTCGTCGACGAGGCGGTGTTCACCGAGCGTACGTCGGGCGCCACGAGCGTGTACCTCGACCTCTTCCGCTACCGGAAGGAGCAGAAGAACGGCTTCTCTCCCTTCACCCAGGCGGTGCAGGCGATGTACGCGCTCGAGGAGGCGCTGTGCGAGCTCGAGGACCAGGGCGGCTGGGAGAGGCGTCACCAGAAGTACGCAGCGCTGGCCGGCCAGGTGCGCGAAGGGCTCTTCGCACTTGGCATACGCCCCTTCCTCGAAGACGCCGAGAGCTACGGCTCGACCCTCGCGAGCTACCGGCTCCCGGCGGGCCTCGCCTACGACCACCTCCACGATCACCTGAAACGCGCAGGGTTTATCGTGTACGCCGGCCAGGGGCCGTTCTCGGGCGAGATGTTCCGGGTGGCGGTCATGGGCGACGTCGACGCCGCCGACATGGCGCGGCTGCTCGTTGAGATCCAGGCGGCGATGGCGTGA
- the aepX gene encoding phosphoenolpyruvate mutase — translation MAPTTPKKTTQLKQLITRPELAFLMEAHNGLSAKVAEEAGFEGIWGSGLSISAALGCRDNNEASWTQVLEVVEFMADAARIPILLDGDTGYGNFNSMRRLVRKLEQRGCAGVCIEDKIFPKTNSFIRGTAQPLAEIDEFAGKIKAGKEAQSDDDFVIVARVEAFIAGWGLEEALKRAEAYRLAGADAILIHSALRSPSEILSFKKEWGDRLPVVIVPTKYYTTPTEVFRDAGFSTVIWANHAMRSALTAMQRTAKRIFEEQSLLNVESEVVTVAEVFRIQGEDELAQAEKLYLPKHGQSTRAIVLAASRGSELGDLTKDKPKAMVDVKGQPILAHIAGTYREVGVKDITVVRGYKKEAFGITSLTYVDNDTFDTTQEVASLARAKASLAGQTIVSYGDVLFKKYIVQELAETTDDFVICVDANWRESRNKGRVADFVTCSQPNSKRAFLEKVTLKDFVGDGERGDVTGEWMGFLKLSEAGAAALKALLERLEGEDKARFDAMKMPDLLRLVLKEGHDIRVLYTTGHWLDVDSVEDVVLGASF, via the coding sequence ATGGCTCCCACGACCCCGAAGAAGACCACCCAACTCAAGCAGCTCATCACTCGCCCGGAGCTCGCGTTCCTGATGGAGGCGCACAACGGGCTCTCCGCGAAGGTCGCGGAGGAGGCCGGCTTCGAGGGCATTTGGGGCAGCGGTCTGTCCATCTCGGCGGCGCTCGGCTGCCGCGACAACAACGAGGCGAGCTGGACGCAGGTGCTCGAGGTCGTGGAGTTCATGGCCGACGCCGCGCGCATCCCCATCTTGCTCGACGGCGACACCGGCTACGGCAACTTCAACTCGATGCGCCGCCTCGTGCGCAAGCTCGAGCAGCGCGGCTGCGCGGGCGTGTGCATCGAGGACAAGATCTTCCCGAAGACGAACAGCTTCATCCGCGGCACGGCCCAGCCGCTCGCCGAGATCGACGAGTTCGCGGGCAAGATCAAGGCGGGCAAAGAGGCGCAGTCGGACGACGACTTCGTGATCGTCGCGCGCGTCGAGGCCTTCATCGCGGGCTGGGGCCTGGAGGAAGCGCTGAAGCGCGCCGAGGCGTACCGCCTGGCCGGCGCCGACGCGATCCTCATCCACTCGGCGCTCCGCTCGCCGAGCGAGATCTTGTCGTTCAAGAAGGAGTGGGGGGACCGCCTGCCGGTCGTGATCGTGCCCACGAAGTACTACACCACGCCGACCGAGGTGTTCCGCGACGCGGGCTTCTCCACGGTGATCTGGGCGAACCACGCGATGCGCTCCGCGCTCACCGCGATGCAGCGCACGGCCAAGCGCATCTTCGAGGAGCAGAGCCTCCTCAACGTGGAGAGCGAGGTCGTCACCGTCGCCGAGGTGTTCCGCATCCAAGGCGAGGACGAGCTCGCGCAGGCCGAGAAGCTCTACCTGCCCAAGCACGGCCAGTCGACGCGCGCGATCGTGCTCGCCGCCTCGCGCGGCTCGGAGCTCGGCGACCTCACGAAGGACAAGCCGAAGGCGATGGTCGACGTGAAGGGGCAGCCCATCCTTGCCCACATCGCGGGCACGTACCGCGAGGTCGGCGTGAAGGACATCACCGTCGTGCGCGGCTACAAGAAGGAGGCCTTCGGCATCACGAGCCTCACGTACGTCGACAACGACACGTTCGACACCACGCAGGAGGTGGCGTCGCTCGCGCGCGCGAAGGCGTCCCTCGCGGGGCAGACGATCGTGTCGTACGGCGACGTGCTCTTCAAGAAGTACATCGTCCAGGAGCTCGCCGAGACCACCGACGATTTTGTGATCTGCGTCGACGCGAACTGGCGCGAGAGCCGCAACAAGGGCCGCGTCGCCGACTTCGTCACCTGCTCGCAGCCGAACTCGAAGCGCGCGTTCCTCGAGAAGGTCACCCTGAAGGACTTCGTCGGCGACGGCGAGCGCGGCGACGTGACGGGCGAGTGGATGGGCTTCCTCAAGCTGAGCGAGGCGGGCGCCGCCGCGCTGAAGGCGCTGCTCGAGCGCCTCGAGGGCGAGGACAAGGCGCGCTTCGACGCCATGAAGATGCCGGATCTCCTCCGCCTCGTGCTGAAGGAGGGCCACGATATTCGTGTACTCTACACCACGGGCCACTGGCTCGACGTCGACAGCGTGGAGGACGTGGTCCTCGGCGCGAGCTTCTGA
- a CDS encoding VOC family protein, whose amino-acid sequence MLVRHTLTILAVERLAESVAFYRAAFAWPEAVETPVYVELALPGGQRLGLYEREAFGRNTGQVPARVPAGALSTTELYLHADDLEAAIAALEAAGARCLSPRAPRPWGDEAAYFADPSGNVLVVARALGA is encoded by the coding sequence ATGCTCGTGCGTCACACACTCACCATCCTCGCCGTCGAGCGCCTGGCCGAGAGCGTCGCGTTCTACCGCGCCGCCTTCGCGTGGCCGGAGGCCGTCGAGACCCCCGTCTACGTCGAGCTCGCGCTGCCCGGCGGCCAGCGCCTGGGCCTCTACGAGCGCGAGGCCTTCGGCCGGAACACGGGGCAAGTGCCCGCGCGCGTGCCCGCGGGAGCGCTCTCGACCACCGAGCTCTACCTCCACGCCGACGACCTCGAGGCCGCCATCGCCGCGCTCGAGGCCGCGGGGGCGCGCTGCCTCAGCCCTCGCGCCCCGCGCCCGTGGGGCGACGAGGCGGCGTACTTCGCCGATCCCTCGGGCAACGTGCTCGTGGTCGCGCGCGCGCTCGGCGCGTAG
- a CDS encoding NTP transferase domain-containing protein, whose product MSGIDKAVVLAAGLGNRISAVARDVPKPLLPLSGERGSSPTFLDWHFRALERAGCKEAYFVGNARTFGTPLPSSKTMQAAWILNPTEDVSTSGSGHSTWFAWKSEHRILDGRSRVVLMDADVLYDPRAFDVLAAHPSPRSKTLVCTEFRNTQEEVLVFADPATPEVPRYHGKGMLETPMTASVRCVGEATGILLWEPGDHDALARVTEWVVRYSTAKARSEHEDITQRMMLADRMHVAGLGPDVPFMECDTPDEYEVLTRDMYPRLRATLGF is encoded by the coding sequence ATGAGCGGTATCGACAAGGCGGTCGTGCTCGCCGCCGGCCTCGGAAACCGCATCTCGGCGGTCGCCCGCGACGTGCCGAAGCCTCTGCTGCCGCTCTCCGGCGAGCGCGGCTCGTCGCCCACGTTTCTCGATTGGCACTTCCGCGCCCTCGAGCGCGCCGGCTGCAAAGAGGCCTATTTCGTCGGGAACGCGCGCACCTTTGGCACGCCGCTGCCCAGCTCCAAGACCATGCAAGCTGCATGGATCCTGAACCCCACCGAAGACGTCTCCACCTCTGGGAGCGGTCACTCCACCTGGTTTGCGTGGAAGAGCGAGCACCGTATCCTCGACGGGCGCTCGCGTGTCGTGCTGATGGACGCCGACGTGCTCTACGATCCGCGCGCGTTCGACGTGCTCGCGGCCCACCCGTCGCCTCGCTCCAAGACGCTCGTTTGTACCGAGTTCCGGAACACGCAAGAAGAGGTGCTCGTCTTCGCCGATCCGGCCACGCCCGAGGTGCCGCGGTACCACGGGAAGGGCATGCTGGAGACCCCCATGACCGCGAGCGTCCGGTGCGTGGGCGAGGCCACCGGCATCCTGCTGTGGGAGCCCGGAGACCACGACGCGCTCGCGCGCGTCACCGAGTGGGTCGTGCGCTACTCCACCGCGAAGGCGCGCAGCGAGCACGAGGACATCACCCAGCGCATGATGCTCGCCGACCGGATGCACGTGGCCGGGCTCGGGCCCGACGTGCCGTTCATGGAGTGCGACACCCCGGACGAGTACGAAGTGCTCACGCGGGACATGTACCCGCGGCTGCGGGCGACGCTCGGCTTCTAG
- a CDS encoding peptidoglycan-binding protein: protein MAMLRRGLSGEPVRILQERLGLTADGIFGPNTEAAVREFQSNNGLQVDGVAGPDTFMALELPQLVILHKPLRGEQVRRLQEALGVDADGKFGPGTEAAVKQFQEQNGLEADGFAGPQTLALLPGFAIEPEQVEASLITEETPEIPEEVIEQAKAEEPPPPEPSGFVSTLAAVAFPLPTIGKTIWSTVKKIF, encoded by the coding sequence ATGGCGATGTTGCGACGTGGGCTCTCTGGCGAGCCGGTCCGAATTCTTCAAGAGCGCCTCGGCCTCACGGCCGACGGGATCTTCGGCCCCAACACCGAGGCGGCCGTGCGCGAGTTCCAGAGCAACAACGGCCTCCAGGTCGACGGCGTCGCGGGCCCTGACACCTTCATGGCGCTCGAGCTCCCGCAGCTCGTGATCCTGCACAAGCCGCTCCGCGGCGAGCAGGTGCGCCGCCTCCAAGAGGCCCTCGGCGTCGACGCCGACGGCAAGTTCGGCCCGGGCACCGAGGCCGCGGTCAAGCAGTTCCAAGAGCAGAACGGCCTCGAGGCCGACGGCTTCGCGGGCCCGCAGACCCTCGCGCTGCTGCCGGGCTTCGCCATCGAGCCCGAGCAGGTGGAGGCGTCGCTCATCACGGAGGAGACGCCGGAGATCCCCGAGGAGGTCATCGAGCAGGCGAAGGCCGAGGAGCCCCCGCCCCCGGAGCCGAGCGGCTTCGTGTCGACGCTCGCGGCGGTGGCGTTCCCGCTGCCCACGATCGGCAAGACCATCTGGAGCACGGTAAAGAAGATTTTCTAG
- a CDS encoding MATE family efflux transporter, which translates to MDDRASARILEGPLAWEVFRFGIPLAVGAILQTSFNLVDAYLIAQLPKAEVGPAVGALGVCDQLAAVGTIFSYGVSTAAATLVSHHKGKGDAEAVKRAAWQSFIVVAGLSLLFGVLGAVAGPIASSVIGLKGAVADVATRYLRVILAGSGTMFMLLQLTSIQRALGSSKTPVALLVLGNVFNVVFAVVCLFGPVAPNEGLAWGARLAQLSGVPAMGMEGAAWATVVARALVLAPSFLVLARRFDILPAKGARGPDARAIRELMALAWPTSAQFVLRITAMLLINSLVARFYSTETDQTATTAMGLVFRVDSVALFVAMGWGGAAQTFVGQNLGAGKLDRASRAGLLAAAYDAAMNLAFLALLSVHAERVLRFFGKDDAPVAIGLEYLHIVAPSYVGLGVGIVLGNAMAGARAAKLAFRIDLGVLVGFQLPVCLAGVLLVHMRLNALFGCVTATAFAGALVYGAIYARRKWLTVAPEPAPRETAAAPASG; encoded by the coding sequence ATGGACGATCGGGCCAGCGCGCGCATTCTGGAGGGGCCCCTCGCGTGGGAGGTGTTCCGCTTCGGCATCCCGCTCGCGGTGGGCGCCATCCTGCAGACCTCGTTCAACCTGGTCGACGCGTACCTCATCGCGCAGCTCCCGAAGGCCGAGGTGGGGCCGGCGGTGGGCGCGCTCGGCGTGTGCGATCAGCTCGCCGCCGTGGGCACGATCTTCAGCTATGGCGTGTCGACGGCGGCCGCCACGCTGGTGTCGCACCACAAGGGCAAGGGCGACGCCGAGGCGGTCAAGCGCGCGGCCTGGCAGTCGTTCATCGTCGTGGCCGGGCTCTCGCTGCTCTTCGGTGTTCTGGGCGCGGTCGCGGGCCCGATCGCGTCGAGCGTGATCGGCCTGAAGGGCGCGGTCGCCGACGTGGCGACGCGCTACCTCCGCGTCATCCTCGCGGGCAGCGGCACGATGTTCATGCTGCTGCAGCTGACGAGCATCCAGCGGGCGCTCGGCTCGTCGAAGACGCCCGTGGCGCTCCTCGTGCTCGGCAACGTGTTCAACGTGGTGTTCGCGGTGGTGTGCCTCTTCGGGCCGGTCGCGCCCAACGAGGGCCTCGCGTGGGGCGCGAGGCTCGCGCAGCTCTCCGGCGTGCCGGCCATGGGCATGGAGGGCGCGGCCTGGGCCACCGTCGTCGCGCGGGCGCTCGTGCTCGCGCCGAGCTTCCTCGTGCTCGCGCGGCGCTTCGACATCCTGCCGGCCAAGGGCGCGCGCGGCCCCGACGCCCGCGCCATCCGCGAGCTGATGGCGCTCGCGTGGCCCACGAGCGCGCAGTTCGTGCTTCGCATCACTGCGATGTTGCTGATCAATTCGCTGGTCGCGCGGTTCTACTCGACCGAGACCGATCAGACCGCGACCACGGCGATGGGCCTCGTCTTCCGCGTCGACTCCGTCGCGCTCTTCGTGGCGATGGGCTGGGGCGGCGCCGCGCAGACCTTCGTGGGGCAGAACCTGGGGGCGGGCAAGCTCGATCGCGCGAGCCGCGCCGGCCTCCTCGCCGCGGCCTACGACGCCGCGATGAACCTCGCGTTCCTCGCGCTCCTCTCGGTCCACGCCGAGCGCGTGCTGCGGTTCTTCGGCAAGGACGACGCGCCCGTCGCCATAGGCCTCGAGTACCTGCACATCGTCGCGCCGAGCTACGTGGGGCTCGGCGTGGGCATCGTGCTCGGCAACGCGATGGCGGGCGCGCGCGCCGCCAAGCTCGCGTTCCGCATCGACCTCGGCGTGCTCGTGGGCTTCCAGCTGCCGGTGTGCCTCGCGGGGGTGCTGCTCGTCCACATGCGGCTCAACGCCCTCTTCGGGTGCGTGACCGCGACGGCGTTCGCCGGGGCGCTCGTTTACGGGGCGATCTACGCGCGCCGCAAGTGGCTGACCGTCGCGCCAGAGCCCGCTCCGAGGGAGACGGCGGCCGCGCCCGCCTCGGGGTAA
- a CDS encoding CDP-alcohol phosphatidyltransferase family protein, with translation MTPSIDTMETSAEGGAHASLGRAALESGTFDLEADREPTDAPSPALAPYDAAEVDAILSEMTDPMNRYYRYPVAKAMLPVFMRLPFTPNHITAFHACIGIAAGVLIARGSPRELVAAFILAEARMIFDCLDGVVARAKKLASPYGRTIDEMGDGVGYVGMQVGALVHIHRHAPGENLVFMLAAGLLVPGWMAMTYDYYKRTFGSLLKGTNDGPAEELVRRSAKLARDGQGGVVVRFALVFEWLQTALLAPSSIPSLLERIRRETDRPGAGCEDPSLVALAAGARRRARSPGFRRLLRFASIVTGDNAITFFNFGLLTFAVAAVEKTMIAAGFTTFLVVSLTCASWLRRGAEPAPPSSRPAEAK, from the coding sequence ATGACCCCATCGATCGACACCATGGAGACCAGCGCCGAGGGCGGCGCCCACGCCTCGCTCGGCCGAGCGGCTCTCGAGAGCGGCACGTTCGATCTCGAAGCCGACCGCGAGCCCACGGACGCGCCGTCGCCGGCGCTCGCGCCCTACGACGCCGCCGAGGTCGACGCCATCCTCTCCGAGATGACCGACCCGATGAACCGGTATTACCGCTACCCCGTGGCGAAGGCGATGCTCCCGGTCTTCATGCGGTTGCCCTTCACGCCCAACCACATCACGGCGTTCCACGCGTGCATTGGTATCGCCGCGGGTGTGCTCATCGCGCGTGGCTCTCCCCGCGAGCTCGTGGCCGCCTTCATCCTCGCTGAAGCGAGGATGATCTTCGACTGCCTCGACGGCGTGGTCGCCCGCGCGAAGAAGCTCGCGTCGCCCTATGGCCGCACGATCGACGAGATGGGCGACGGCGTGGGCTACGTGGGCATGCAAGTCGGCGCGCTCGTGCATATCCACCGCCACGCGCCCGGCGAGAACCTGGTCTTCATGCTCGCCGCGGGCCTGCTCGTACCCGGCTGGATGGCGATGACCTACGACTACTACAAGCGCACCTTCGGGAGCCTCTTGAAGGGCACGAACGACGGCCCGGCCGAAGAGCTCGTGCGCCGCAGCGCCAAGCTCGCTCGCGACGGCCAGGGCGGGGTCGTGGTGCGCTTCGCCCTCGTCTTCGAGTGGCTCCAGACCGCCCTCCTCGCGCCCTCCTCGATCCCCTCGCTCCTCGAGCGCATCCGCCGGGAGACCGACCGGCCCGGCGCGGGCTGCGAGGACCCGTCGCTCGTCGCGCTGGCCGCGGGTGCGCGGCGCCGCGCGCGCTCGCCGGGCTTCCGGCGCCTGCTCCGCTTCGCCTCCATCGTGACCGGCGACAACGCGATCACCTTCTTCAACTTCGGTCTCCTCACGTTCGCCGTCGCGGCGGTCGAGAAGACGATGATCGCCGCCGGCTTCACCACCTTCCTCGTCGTCTCGCTCACCTGCGCGAGCTGGCTCCGTCGCGGCGCCGAGCCCGCGCCCCCCAGTTCCAGGCCGGCCGAGGCCAAATGA